The Rhodopirellula bahusiensis genome includes a window with the following:
- a CDS encoding ABC transporter substrate-binding protein has product MQFQSLMNSNVLHSRRTRCFQRIVQNYLLVLVLLVVGTSSAHAQLLNYADSGRPEAPGLELLQEEPHDLIYFTGKSGGGWVKTRLLDLPRREIPAAPSGSLKFSIVGVEQQEFVAKWTDIENIDFWEKRLERETAERIKAGDFVGAYPFLSVLIRDYPARPGLRKLRTEFLWRDAGRRAKSGEFGASLAMLEELRRYAPEYETKTVLTAIGALTDKLMEQLVNDGKLELGQQLLARLEKEYSGLSLSSITKWNARFLSMAEDKRDQALAALEAKNFRDARKFSRESIFLKPEIEGGTELVRKIDQIYPLVNVGVLQTATVLDPTRLDNWAARRAGRLLYRVLFEMQGAGPEGGEYEFIFGDTEQSPDRQRFSMFLEPERLPEPLNQVDGFYLADVLADRVKAQSPTYFSPWAAAIQAIGLDGPKRIDCILRRPNVLPSALIQVTVDGSWFGGEPGSPTGDYRRDVVEGDVVRYVLKGEPRTELQPREIVEIRTESAADGVSKLLQGEVDVLDQLFPADAVRLSRNRKVRVVNYPLPSVHMLVPCSEHEYLADKTFRRALVYGTNREDILNGELLESLEVPGCRVLSGPFPAGLEDNDPLGYAYDQSIAPRNYEPRLAKLLMTMTMKQMESEASRKKEKPPELKPIRLAYPPENLSRIACEAIRSQWQLLGLEIELVELPVGRAFPDPGTADIAYVSAAVWEPIIDARRVLGPEGMAGSTDQLVGLGLRRLEESKNWRDARDRLLDLHAIAHHELPVLPLWQLVDSYAYSRELLGVGSDIVSLYQNAEKWRLSK; this is encoded by the coding sequence ATGCAATTTCAGTCCTTGATGAATTCCAACGTGTTGCATTCTCGACGAACTCGCTGCTTTCAACGCATCGTTCAGAACTATCTTCTGGTCCTTGTTCTGTTGGTTGTGGGCACGTCCAGTGCGCACGCTCAGCTCCTGAACTACGCCGATTCCGGTCGTCCGGAAGCACCCGGTTTGGAATTGCTGCAGGAAGAACCACACGACCTGATCTACTTCACCGGGAAGTCCGGCGGCGGTTGGGTGAAGACTCGATTGTTGGATCTGCCCCGGCGTGAGATCCCAGCCGCGCCCAGTGGCTCATTGAAGTTCAGCATTGTCGGTGTCGAGCAACAAGAATTTGTTGCGAAATGGACCGACATTGAGAACATCGATTTCTGGGAAAAACGTCTTGAGAGGGAAACAGCCGAACGAATCAAGGCCGGTGACTTCGTCGGTGCTTACCCGTTTCTGTCGGTTCTCATTCGTGACTATCCCGCACGCCCCGGTTTAAGAAAGCTTCGGACGGAGTTCCTGTGGCGGGATGCTGGACGACGCGCAAAAAGTGGCGAGTTCGGTGCTTCGCTGGCGATGCTGGAAGAACTGCGTCGCTATGCACCCGAGTACGAAACCAAAACAGTTTTGACCGCAATCGGCGCGTTGACGGATAAGCTGATGGAGCAGCTCGTCAACGACGGAAAGTTGGAGTTGGGACAGCAACTGCTCGCGCGGTTGGAAAAGGAATACAGCGGTCTGAGTCTGTCGTCCATCACGAAGTGGAATGCTCGCTTTCTTTCGATGGCCGAGGACAAACGCGATCAAGCATTGGCGGCATTGGAAGCCAAGAACTTTCGCGATGCACGCAAGTTTTCTCGCGAAAGCATTTTTCTTAAGCCAGAGATCGAAGGCGGCACGGAGTTGGTTCGCAAAATCGACCAGATCTATCCGCTGGTGAACGTTGGCGTTTTGCAAACGGCAACGGTGCTCGACCCAACTCGCCTGGACAACTGGGCGGCTCGTCGTGCCGGACGTTTGCTGTACCGCGTGTTGTTTGAGATGCAGGGAGCAGGCCCCGAGGGCGGCGAGTACGAGTTCATCTTCGGGGACACGGAACAGAGCCCCGACCGCCAACGGTTCTCGATGTTTCTGGAGCCCGAACGTTTGCCAGAACCGCTCAATCAGGTCGACGGCTTTTACTTGGCTGATGTCTTAGCAGATCGAGTCAAAGCACAATCGCCGACTTACTTTTCACCGTGGGCCGCGGCGATCCAGGCCATCGGGCTGGACGGTCCCAAGCGGATCGATTGCATTTTGCGTCGTCCCAATGTTCTTCCGTCGGCATTGATTCAGGTCACCGTCGATGGTTCCTGGTTCGGTGGCGAACCCGGTTCGCCGACCGGTGACTATCGCCGTGACGTCGTCGAGGGCGATGTCGTTCGCTATGTCCTGAAGGGTGAACCTCGTACCGAACTGCAGCCTCGGGAGATTGTCGAGATTCGAACGGAATCGGCTGCCGATGGAGTTAGCAAACTTTTGCAAGGCGAAGTCGATGTGCTGGATCAATTGTTCCCAGCCGACGCGGTTCGATTGTCCCGCAACCGAAAAGTTCGCGTGGTCAATTATCCGTTGCCCAGCGTGCACATGTTGGTTCCGTGTAGCGAACATGAGTACCTCGCCGACAAGACGTTCCGGCGCGCGTTGGTGTACGGCACAAACCGGGAAGACATTCTGAATGGTGAGCTGTTGGAGAGCTTGGAGGTTCCTGGATGCCGCGTGCTGTCCGGGCCTTTCCCGGCTGGTCTCGAGGACAACGACCCGCTCGGGTACGCCTACGACCAATCGATTGCACCACGCAATTACGAGCCTCGTCTGGCGAAGCTCTTGATGACGATGACGATGAAGCAGATGGAATCGGAAGCGTCTCGCAAGAAAGAAAAGCCACCTGAGTTGAAACCGATCCGGCTCGCCTACCCGCCCGAGAACCTTTCCCGGATCGCTTGCGAAGCCATCCGCAGTCAGTGGCAATTGTTAGGGTTGGAAATCGAATTGGTGGAGCTTCCAGTTGGTCGTGCGTTCCCGGATCCCGGAACCGCCGACATCGCATATGTTTCGGCGGCCGTTTGGGAACCGATCATCGACGCTCGCCGCGTGCTCGGTCCCGAAGGCATGGCTGGCAGCACCGATCAATTGGTCGGATTGGGACTGCGACGATTGGAAGAATCCAAGAACTGGCGGGACGCTCGTGATCGGTTGTTGGATTTGCACGCGATCGCGCACCACGAATTGCCGGTGTTGCCATTGTGGCAATTGGTCGATTCCTATGCTTACAGCCGAGAGTTGCTGGGCGTGGGATCTGACATCGTGTCGCTGTATCAGAACGCTGAAAAATGGCGGTTGAGCAAATGA
- a CDS encoding outer membrane protein assembly factor BamB family protein, protein MVGGFTFINMLANELIDQLERRGLLDQEIIEALREQMSQGGSRVTPEAVAKLLVDNGQLTRFQATKLIGELRSETYDSEAAEVVDGEEDLTAQLIDDDDVAEAVIEDDDPFGDNPVEVEAIVAEPVEVVAEAEVMSGAGGAPSRGRPSARVKKPETKSTWDSFKIYGYLGIIVFLILSGGVLWFVLSKGNADEFITLANKQYDSQSYQPAQDAYIAYLDQFGESSQYSSLARTRIIMCELFRAEQMTDPVAGLEMAKEKLPTIINEEAMNDERGNLAGFLVDVAENIAKEAEFAKETEEKRRLLEKLDEQQTLIDDPNYMLSSMKTTLSGRLLQLSEARNRVKREIDRNVRLDETEAAMQTALEEKNTKEAYDQRDSLLRDFPELAKDPRLVSLIEEASDIQQTLVKPSAKTPKVSTEPAKDAALRSIVLTTRQGDPVVGAEDEVFFLRAGGSVLAFAVDDGRLLWRDYTGQGEDYTPLRLDDGTAVLLSDMANDEIRRCRGEDGVVEWRAKIGEPFVEPVSGRDSILVTMDSGTLVSMDSDSGDVKWSTDLSQELSTPAGLDDTLNRIYIPGSHSNLYVLNARDGKCIESLYLEHDEGTIAVAPVSLLGHVFVIENAGSDYAQVHVLKVDENGENISIAQDPFRLDGNVVVPPIVQNRRLIVLTDRGQVAVYDIEPTSEKDQVSLIAQQVAAYDTPTLTRMAVGRSQMWITGTRIGRYELQINTGRVVYDWGKNEGDTFIGQPLSLDDVLVHARVLKGTSAIRVTAAEPKTGNMLWQTDVGTPIAMITPAPESGFHAVTSQGALFELTSESLATGSTQGPIENPGASGISMSFQNPIAVDEVRRILLNQAEKGEALIYDPTRRSEKLRKVTFQLTGPKPTGVATFSGGGLFLPLDTGRAVLMDWQTGRVKGAPFQPASDPTATVEWTNPIKSAADPDQVLIADSRKKLYRLRVGDQIRELSSVDLESPFLGKVAGVESSLLGGVSGPASDYLVGHDQTGLEQTFKKVLDGRVVWGPVAAQSDATGEIALVITDDQMLRGFSASGEPLFQTQMPEAGRLVDDVVSIGGRWVLTGKDGWLTAVDPASGDVVGTTQLGQPLSAGPLPVGDKLLVPGTEGVVYITNIPGDA, encoded by the coding sequence CTGGTCGGCGGTTTCACATTCATCAACATGCTTGCAAACGAACTGATTGACCAACTGGAACGGCGGGGTCTCTTGGACCAAGAGATCATCGAGGCGTTGCGGGAACAAATGTCACAAGGTGGTTCACGGGTGACTCCTGAAGCGGTGGCCAAGCTTTTGGTCGACAATGGACAGCTGACTCGATTCCAAGCGACCAAGCTGATCGGCGAACTACGCAGTGAAACGTATGACTCCGAAGCTGCGGAAGTCGTCGATGGCGAAGAAGATCTGACGGCGCAACTGATCGATGATGATGACGTTGCCGAAGCCGTGATCGAAGACGACGACCCATTCGGCGACAATCCGGTCGAAGTCGAAGCGATTGTGGCGGAGCCCGTCGAAGTGGTTGCGGAAGCGGAAGTGATGAGCGGTGCGGGTGGTGCTCCATCTCGCGGGCGCCCATCCGCTCGCGTGAAGAAGCCCGAGACCAAATCGACTTGGGACTCGTTCAAAATTTACGGCTATTTGGGAATCATCGTATTCTTGATTCTTTCCGGAGGCGTGCTTTGGTTTGTGCTTTCCAAAGGCAACGCGGACGAGTTCATCACACTCGCCAACAAGCAATACGACAGCCAAAGCTACCAACCGGCTCAAGACGCCTACATCGCTTACCTCGATCAATTCGGTGAAAGCAGTCAGTACTCTTCACTGGCTCGAACGCGAATCATCATGTGCGAGTTGTTCCGTGCGGAGCAGATGACCGATCCGGTGGCTGGTTTGGAAATGGCAAAGGAGAAGTTGCCGACCATCATCAACGAAGAAGCCATGAATGATGAGCGAGGTAACTTGGCTGGGTTCCTGGTTGATGTTGCAGAGAACATCGCGAAAGAAGCCGAGTTCGCGAAAGAAACAGAAGAGAAGCGACGTTTGCTCGAGAAACTCGACGAGCAGCAAACGTTGATCGACGATCCGAACTACATGTTGTCATCGATGAAGACGACTTTGTCCGGACGGTTGTTGCAACTCTCGGAAGCTCGCAACCGCGTCAAACGCGAAATCGATCGCAACGTTCGGCTGGATGAAACCGAAGCGGCGATGCAGACCGCGCTCGAAGAAAAGAACACCAAGGAAGCTTACGACCAACGAGATTCGTTGCTGCGTGATTTTCCTGAACTTGCCAAGGACCCGCGTTTGGTTTCGTTGATCGAAGAGGCCAGCGACATTCAGCAAACGTTGGTCAAACCATCGGCGAAAACTCCCAAGGTCAGTACAGAACCGGCCAAGGATGCCGCACTGCGATCGATTGTTCTGACGACACGCCAGGGTGATCCGGTTGTCGGAGCCGAGGACGAGGTCTTCTTCCTGCGTGCCGGTGGATCGGTGCTGGCATTTGCGGTCGACGACGGTCGATTGCTGTGGCGTGATTACACGGGCCAAGGCGAAGATTACACGCCATTGCGGTTGGATGACGGGACGGCGGTCCTGCTATCGGACATGGCCAACGATGAGATTCGTCGCTGCCGCGGTGAAGACGGAGTCGTCGAGTGGCGTGCAAAAATTGGCGAGCCATTTGTCGAACCTGTTTCGGGCCGTGATTCCATCTTGGTGACCATGGACTCGGGGACTTTGGTCTCGATGGACTCGGATTCCGGCGATGTGAAATGGTCGACGGATCTGTCGCAAGAATTGTCGACCCCCGCGGGACTGGACGACACGCTGAACCGAATCTACATCCCTGGCAGTCACAGCAACCTGTACGTGCTCAACGCACGCGACGGGAAGTGCATTGAAAGCTTGTATCTCGAACACGACGAAGGAACGATTGCGGTCGCTCCTGTGTCCTTGTTGGGGCACGTGTTTGTGATCGAGAACGCGGGCAGCGATTACGCTCAAGTTCACGTTTTGAAAGTCGACGAGAACGGCGAGAACATTTCGATTGCTCAAGATCCATTCCGGCTGGACGGCAACGTGGTCGTTCCACCGATCGTTCAGAACCGTCGATTGATTGTGTTGACCGATCGCGGCCAAGTCGCTGTGTATGACATCGAGCCAACATCGGAAAAGGATCAGGTCTCATTGATCGCCCAACAGGTTGCTGCATACGACACGCCCACGTTGACTCGCATGGCGGTTGGACGCAGTCAAATGTGGATCACGGGAACGCGAATTGGTCGCTATGAATTGCAAATCAATACGGGGCGAGTTGTTTACGATTGGGGCAAGAACGAAGGCGACACCTTCATTGGCCAACCATTGTCACTGGACGATGTTTTGGTTCACGCTCGAGTGTTGAAAGGCACCTCTGCGATTCGTGTGACGGCGGCCGAACCCAAGACGGGGAACATGCTGTGGCAAACTGATGTGGGCACACCAATCGCGATGATCACTCCCGCGCCAGAAAGCGGTTTTCATGCGGTCACCAGCCAAGGTGCCCTGTTCGAGTTGACTTCTGAATCGCTCGCGACAGGATCGACGCAGGGGCCGATTGAGAATCCTGGTGCCAGTGGGATCTCGATGAGTTTCCAGAATCCGATTGCGGTCGATGAGGTCCGACGCATTCTGTTAAACCAAGCCGAGAAGGGCGAAGCGTTGATCTACGACCCGACTCGTCGAAGTGAGAAGCTTCGTAAGGTCACGTTCCAATTGACGGGGCCGAAGCCAACCGGCGTGGCAACGTTCAGCGGTGGCGGGTTGTTCTTGCCACTCGATACGGGACGTGCCGTGTTGATGGATTGGCAAACCGGTCGCGTGAAGGGGGCCCCGTTCCAACCGGCCAGCGACCCCACTGCGACGGTTGAATGGACCAACCCGATCAAGAGCGCCGCGGACCCGGACCAAGTCTTGATCGCCGACAGTCGAAAGAAGCTTTATCGATTGCGGGTCGGCGACCAAATTCGAGAATTGTCGAGCGTTGATTTGGAGTCGCCATTCCTCGGCAAGGTTGCTGGCGTTGAGTCGAGCTTGCTTGGCGGCGTGAGCGGTCCGGCCTCGGACTACTTGGTCGGCCACGACCAAACGGGGCTCGAGCAAACGTTCAAGAAGGTCTTGGACGGACGTGTGGTTTGGGGGCCCGTTGCGGCGCAGTCGGACGCCACCGGTGAGATCGCTTTGGTGATCACCGATGACCAAATGTTGCGAGGCTTCAGTGCCTCGGGTGAACCGCTCTTCCAGACACAAATGCCAGAGGCGGGACGGTTGGTTGATGACGTCGTTTCCATTGGTGGCCGCTGGGTTCTCACCGGCAAAGACGGCTGGCTGACTGCGGTCGATCCCGCCTCGGGCGATGTGGTTGGCACAACTCAATTGGGCCAACCTTTGTCGGCCGGCCCGTTGCCAGTTGGCGACAAGTTGCTGGTCCCGGGCACGGAAGGTGTCGTTTACATCACGAACATTCCCGGTGACGCCTGA
- a CDS encoding ExbD/TolR family protein, translating into MNERLGGRKIRCPGCDSPITIPEAPAVVDAEPIEAEPVEVEAVEVEAIAAEPVVEPVMSAEPELAGVGSPAHAAMRDGLAAVSEGVEPAAFNLDDDDDALPPRKKRDDGELDMTPMVDVTFLLLIFFMVTASFSLQKSIQMPRQQSELPSSNPDPDPTDEKDPVELEIDENGGFLVLAAEWEKETPGKQNLISALKEAVGDNRDGMQLNIKIHENAKLQFLVDGMDAGTIAGFAALQVTEVDGFD; encoded by the coding sequence GTGAATGAACGCTTGGGCGGACGGAAGATTCGATGTCCAGGTTGCGATTCACCGATCACAATTCCGGAAGCTCCTGCTGTTGTCGATGCCGAGCCAATCGAAGCGGAACCGGTTGAGGTTGAAGCTGTTGAGGTGGAGGCCATCGCAGCGGAACCCGTCGTCGAACCGGTGATGAGTGCGGAGCCCGAGTTGGCCGGGGTTGGCAGCCCAGCTCACGCCGCGATGCGTGATGGCCTCGCGGCCGTTTCCGAAGGCGTGGAACCTGCCGCGTTCAATTTGGACGACGATGATGATGCCCTGCCGCCACGAAAGAAACGTGACGACGGCGAACTCGACATGACACCGATGGTCGACGTGACGTTTTTGTTGCTGATCTTCTTCATGGTCACGGCGAGTTTCTCGCTGCAGAAATCCATTCAAATGCCTCGTCAGCAATCGGAGTTGCCCAGTTCCAATCCAGATCCAGATCCAACCGACGAAAAGGATCCTGTCGAATTGGAAATCGACGAAAATGGTGGCTTTCTGGTTCTGGCAGCAGAATGGGAAAAAGAAACCCCTGGCAAGCAGAACTTGATCAGCGCCCTGAAAGAGGCCGTCGGTGACAACCGCGATGGCATGCAGCTGAACATCAAGATTCATGAAAATGCCAAGCTGCAGTTCCTGGTCGATGGCATGGACGCTGGCACCATTGCTGGCTTCGCAGCTCTGCAGGTCACTGAAGTTGACGGTTTTGATTGA
- a CDS encoding ExbD/TolR family protein, producing the protein MSQGFIDDDDDDEPALPRKKRPEEEMDITPMIDITFLLLIFFVVASKMDPTQTGKIPEATNGLAISAKDSAVIFIEPAGGDSPAILRRYDRSEFSKDEETATGEIIEYVTGELEKSIGTNKNQVMLLGDAEVKVSEVTRVQKIIGDAFQDLEFTYIAVKEQ; encoded by the coding sequence ATGAGCCAGGGATTCATTGACGACGATGATGATGACGAACCAGCTCTGCCTCGGAAAAAGCGTCCCGAGGAAGAGATGGACATCACGCCGATGATCGACATCACCTTCCTGTTGCTCATCTTCTTTGTCGTTGCTTCCAAAATGGATCCGACGCAGACCGGGAAGATTCCAGAAGCCACGAACGGTTTGGCGATTTCGGCGAAGGACTCGGCGGTGATTTTTATCGAGCCTGCTGGTGGTGATTCACCCGCCATTTTGCGTCGTTACGACCGCAGTGAATTCAGCAAAGACGAAGAGACCGCGACCGGCGAGATCATTGAATACGTCACCGGTGAATTGGAGAAATCCATCGGGACGAATAAGAACCAAGTGATGTTGCTCGGGGACGCGGAGGTGAAGGTGTCCGAGGTCACCAGGGTTCAGAAGATCATCGGTGATGCATTTCAAGATCTGGAATTCACTTACATCGCCGTCAAAGAACAGTAA
- a CDS encoding MotA/TolQ/ExbB proton channel family protein, with amino-acid sequence MLLAETSLYEIISNSTYLALAAVALWGLYQIVIVWTRVGQKRFKTEEQQDAFMDDVEQMLRAGDYEGVHEYCDGDVRAIPQMIDMAVVNRDEGFKRAKQIMMDRFQRDVMSDLEYRLSWVSTVIKSAPMIGLFGTVFGMMGAFKTLATAEQVEPSALAGDIQVALVTTASGLAIAIPLMLLVATVMIRIAKMEDLLGSGLQRFFEAFKVGLAKSQGAATKNGATANAEAVAAGVR; translated from the coding sequence TTGTTGCTCGCTGAAACTTCGCTGTACGAAATCATCTCCAACTCAACGTACCTGGCTCTTGCTGCCGTTGCGCTTTGGGGGCTGTATCAGATCGTGATCGTGTGGACCCGCGTCGGTCAAAAACGATTCAAGACGGAAGAACAACAAGACGCGTTCATGGACGACGTCGAACAAATGTTGCGAGCGGGTGACTACGAGGGCGTTCACGAATACTGCGATGGCGACGTTCGGGCGATCCCGCAAATGATCGACATGGCCGTTGTCAATCGCGACGAAGGTTTCAAACGTGCCAAGCAAATCATGATGGACCGCTTCCAGCGTGACGTGATGAGCGACCTCGAATACCGACTCAGTTGGGTCAGCACGGTCATCAAGAGTGCTCCCATGATCGGGCTGTTCGGGACGGTATTCGGGATGATGGGAGCGTTTAAGACGCTCGCAACCGCCGAACAAGTCGAACCGTCGGCGCTCGCGGGTGACATTCAAGTTGCACTGGTGACGACGGCCAGTGGTTTGGCGATCGCGATTCCGTTGATGTTGTTGGTTGCCACCGTGATGATTCGAATCGCGAAAATGGAAGACTTGTTGGGTTCCGGTCTTCAGCGATTCTTCGAGGCGTTCAAGGTTGGCCTGGCTAAGTCGCAAGGTGCGGCGACCAAGAATGGTGCCACTGCCAACGCGGAAGCCGTTGCTGCTGGAGTGCGATGA
- a CDS encoding alanine/glycine:cation symporter family protein: protein MLLSKLARFSLLRIAALVVVLFGTGGAVAFAQEEVASVEVAEETVAEAEVGLDQQIDEWFRPIAEKWGAVVFYSVELPGVGPLPLVLILLVGGALFFTIAFGFINLRLFPLAIEVVSGKFDEIEKQGQDIPKGVEVMEVDGDLVDTIRDEGEGEVSHFQALATAVSGTVGLGNIAGVAVAVATGGPGATFWMVVCGLLGMSTKFVECTLGVKYRDVDANGVVHGGPMYYLKKGLTELGLEPLGKVMGVLFAIFCVGGSFGGGNAFQSNQAAQQIKSLLGLPDTGSSGTIIGLVMAVLVAIVIIGGIKRIAKVTEKVVPLMALMYVIAALGIILMHIQSVPWAIGQVISGAFSLEAGFGGLLGVMVQGFRRAAFSNEAGAGAAAIAHSAVKTRFPASEGIVALLEPFIDTVVICTMTAIVIVLFNADGSFEWGQVESSTVLIDGARLGGVDLTSAAFDSVLPGFRYLLTIAIILFAFSTMISWSYYGLQSWKYLFGRSVAADLSYKLLFCLVVVVGAAVSLGSVIDFSDAMIFAMVFPNMIGLFLLFPKVRQELNAYLEAIGRK, encoded by the coding sequence ATGTTGTTGTCAAAGCTCGCTCGTTTCAGCTTGCTAAGAATCGCCGCCTTGGTTGTTGTCCTTTTCGGGACGGGGGGAGCGGTTGCATTCGCGCAAGAAGAAGTGGCCTCGGTGGAGGTTGCGGAGGAGACGGTCGCTGAAGCGGAGGTCGGGCTGGACCAGCAGATCGATGAGTGGTTCCGGCCAATCGCTGAAAAGTGGGGAGCCGTCGTTTTCTACAGCGTGGAATTGCCGGGCGTCGGTCCATTGCCGTTGGTATTGATTCTGCTCGTTGGCGGAGCGTTGTTCTTCACGATCGCATTTGGGTTTATCAACCTACGTTTGTTTCCCTTGGCGATTGAAGTGGTCAGCGGGAAGTTCGACGAGATCGAAAAACAAGGCCAAGACATCCCGAAGGGAGTCGAGGTCATGGAGGTCGATGGTGACTTGGTTGACACCATTCGAGATGAGGGTGAAGGCGAGGTCTCGCACTTCCAGGCTCTCGCGACCGCGGTTTCGGGAACGGTTGGTCTGGGGAATATTGCGGGGGTAGCCGTCGCCGTTGCCACCGGCGGTCCTGGTGCAACGTTTTGGATGGTTGTCTGCGGATTGCTCGGCATGTCGACTAAATTTGTCGAATGCACCTTGGGTGTGAAATACCGCGACGTGGATGCCAATGGCGTGGTCCACGGCGGGCCGATGTACTACTTGAAGAAAGGGCTCACCGAGCTGGGGCTGGAACCACTTGGAAAAGTGATGGGCGTTCTGTTCGCCATCTTCTGCGTGGGCGGATCGTTTGGCGGAGGCAACGCGTTTCAGTCGAACCAGGCCGCTCAGCAGATCAAATCATTGCTCGGTCTGCCCGACACGGGGTCATCGGGAACGATCATCGGTTTGGTGATGGCGGTCTTGGTCGCGATCGTGATCATCGGCGGCATCAAGCGAATCGCGAAAGTCACTGAGAAGGTCGTGCCGTTGATGGCGTTGATGTACGTGATCGCTGCACTTGGAATCATCTTGATGCACATCCAAAGCGTGCCATGGGCGATCGGCCAAGTCATCTCCGGCGCGTTTTCGTTGGAGGCTGGCTTTGGTGGTTTGCTGGGCGTGATGGTTCAAGGTTTCCGTCGGGCTGCGTTCTCGAACGAAGCGGGGGCGGGGGCGGCCGCCATTGCTCACTCGGCCGTGAAAACGCGTTTTCCAGCTTCGGAAGGCATCGTGGCTTTGTTGGAACCGTTCATTGACACCGTTGTGATCTGCACGATGACAGCGATTGTGATCGTACTTTTCAACGCGGACGGCTCGTTCGAGTGGGGACAAGTCGAGTCCAGCACGGTCCTGATCGACGGAGCTCGTTTGGGCGGCGTGGATTTGACCTCCGCGGCGTTTGACAGCGTGCTGCCTGGTTTCCGCTACTTGCTGACGATCGCGATCATTCTGTTCGCGTTCTCAACGATGATCTCTTGGTCGTACTACGGCCTGCAGTCGTGGAAGTATCTGTTCGGACGCAGCGTTGCTGCTGACTTGTCCTACAAATTGTTGTTCTGCTTGGTCGTCGTGGTCGGAGCAGCGGTTTCGCTCGGTTCCGTCATCGATTTCTCAGACGCGATGATTTTCGCGATGGTCTTTCCGAACATGATCGGGCTGTTTTTGCTGTTCCCGAAGGTTCGGCAAGAGCTGAACGCCTACTTGGAAGCCATCGGCAGGAAGTAG
- a CDS encoding nucleotide pyrophosphatase/phosphodiesterase family protein, protein MTKLCILNIVGLTQKLLRHAPNLAAMGNHRPWTSPVPAVTCTSQATMLTGLAPRDHGVVGNGWLYRDTQEIRFWQQARTLVEGDVFYDRYKTAKMFWWFNQSTTAKYGATPKPHYGCDGSKVFDILDWSGCNLTDRLGPFPFFGFWGPAAGIASSEWIAKATAIVMREKQPQLTLCYLPHLDYDFQRLPDHDPARVAEVDAAAAKVIEAAGEIGAQVVVVSEYGLVPVDTPVGINQVLRRNEWLKVRRGPFGEIMLPGESDAFAVSDHQLAHVYVRRPELIPTVRKTLEETPGVASVVSPGDLQLDHPRSGELIALAKPNAWFTYYYWLDDANAPDFARTVDIHRKPGYDPCELFMTSKLRAAGRLAQKKAGLRYKMDVIPLDPTLVRGSHGVLPAHHSDGPLVIGPGEPPENMQDFPSYVEQLLAPSS, encoded by the coding sequence GTGACAAAACTCTGCATTCTGAACATCGTCGGCCTGACCCAAAAATTGCTTCGGCATGCCCCGAACCTCGCCGCGATGGGAAATCACCGCCCCTGGACCAGCCCCGTTCCGGCGGTGACTTGCACCAGCCAAGCGACCATGCTGACCGGTTTGGCCCCGCGAGACCACGGCGTCGTCGGCAACGGATGGCTGTACCGCGACACGCAGGAAATCCGGTTTTGGCAGCAAGCCCGCACGCTGGTCGAAGGCGACGTTTTCTACGACCGCTACAAAACCGCCAAGATGTTTTGGTGGTTCAACCAATCCACCACGGCCAAGTACGGTGCTACCCCCAAACCTCACTACGGATGCGACGGCAGCAAAGTCTTTGACATCCTGGATTGGTCTGGATGCAACCTCACCGACAGACTCGGCCCTTTTCCATTCTTCGGTTTCTGGGGCCCAGCCGCCGGCATCGCTTCAAGTGAGTGGATCGCCAAAGCAACAGCGATCGTCATGCGAGAGAAACAACCGCAACTGACGCTGTGCTATCTGCCTCACCTGGATTACGACTTCCAGCGATTGCCCGACCACGATCCCGCCCGAGTCGCGGAGGTCGATGCGGCGGCGGCAAAGGTCATCGAGGCCGCAGGTGAAATCGGAGCTCAAGTTGTTGTCGTCAGCGAGTACGGCTTGGTTCCCGTCGACACGCCCGTCGGCATCAACCAAGTCCTCCGTCGCAACGAGTGGCTGAAAGTCCGACGCGGTCCTTTCGGCGAAATCATGCTGCCGGGCGAAAGCGATGCCTTCGCGGTTTCCGATCACCAACTGGCTCACGTCTACGTCCGCCGCCCCGAGCTGATCCCCACCGTTCGCAAAACGCTCGAAGAAACGCCGGGCGTCGCGTCGGTCGTCTCACCCGGCGACCTGCAACTGGATCACCCACGAAGCGGTGAACTGATCGCTTTGGCAAAACCCAACGCTTGGTTCACCTATTACTACTGGCTCGACGACGCAAACGCCCCGGACTTTGCACGGACCGTCGACATCCATCGAAAACCCGGCTACGACCCGTGCGAACTGTTCATGACCAGCAAGCTTCGCGCGGCCGGGAGACTGGCCCAAAAGAAAGCCGGCCTCCGCTACAAAATGGACGTGATCCCGCTGGATCCAACACTGGTCCGCGGCAGCCACGGCGTCCTCCCGGCACACCACAGCGATGGCCCACTGGTCATCGGCCCCGGCGAGCCCCCTGAAAACATGCAAGACTTTCCAAGCTACGTCGAGCAGCTCCTAGCTCCTAGCTCCTAG